TGAGAAATATACGCTCGAGAACAACGGGGTCTGCACTCTCTGCCCATCCCCGCGCGCGTCTCACAAATTGAGATACTATTTCGCGATCAATAAATCCCACCTCTCCTCGCCCTTCAAACCGATCCAGCACCTCCGCGACACCTGGATAATTGATCGGCAATTCATCTACATAGGACCACAACCCATAAATAATGGGCCGCCAGTCTTCAATACCGTGGACGTGAATCGTCACCTCATCGCGAAATGCTTCATCCGTCGTCAAATGCGCGATATACCCCATCAACAAAACGCGATCTCGTGGATCCATATTCTGATAATCCGCCAGATTGGGATGCGCCTCAAACATGCCCGAAACGGATTTGCCCCATGTCTCGCGCTGCTCCTCCGTATAAAAATGCGATCCATACTTACCCATCTTTCCGAGCAGACGCATCGCATCTGGCGCCATAGAACCCGCCACAAGATCCGGCAAATACTGCCGATTTAGAGCACCTACCTCAGGCAAATCGCGCTCGAGCTGTACCTGCAACTCGAGCACCAGCGCAAAATGACATCGCCCACGAGGCATCCGTCTTCCTTTCTCAACAAGAATCCACCTGTAATTCTGCTCGTATTTCAGAGTATTCCCGAAAACCCGTCGCTGTTTCAACCGCCCGATCCAGATCCAAAGCGTCTTCTAAATCCTCAAGCCGTTGCATCAAAGCGCGATAATCTTTGATTGATAGCAGGACTGCG
This is a stretch of genomic DNA from Gemmatimonadota bacterium. It encodes these proteins:
- a CDS encoding zinc dependent phospholipase C family protein, which translates into the protein MPRGRCHFALVLELQVQLERDLPEVGALNRQYLPDLVAGSMAPDAMRLLGKMGKYGSHFYTEEQRETWGKSVSGMFEAHPNLADYQNMDPRDRVLLMGYIAHLTTDEAFRDEVTIHVHGIEDWRPIIYGLWSYVDELPINYPGVAEVLDRFEGRGEVGFIDREIVSQFVRRARGWAESADPVVLERIFLKMIGRPPSDDLEKHLAENRGRADAFFDENIKARFVDEAIVRGRDEIEKFVSGVYSR